In Nicotiana tabacum cultivar K326 chromosome 19, ASM71507v2, whole genome shotgun sequence, one DNA window encodes the following:
- the LOC107799896 gene encoding protein STRUBBELIG-RECEPTOR FAMILY 7-like has translation MSKSITSVFFFFFLFLCLSSVQSLPPSSDIIALQAFKAAIKPSSIPSYSCLGSWNFSSDPCSVPRVTHFTCGLSCSSGNRVTELTLDPAGYSGTLTPLISKLTQLVTLDLQNNNFYGPIPASLSSLPNLKNLVLRLNSFSGSVPPSLTSLKSLLSLDLSHNSISGLPNSMNQLTSLRRLDLSYNKLTGSLPKLPPNLIELAAKANSLSGSLLKLSFDGLKQLEVVELSENLLSGTIEAWFFQLPSLQQVDMANNGFTRVEISRTGNLNSDLVAVDLGFNKIEGYLPVNFAFFPRLSSLSLSYNRFRGPIPWQYSKKVTLKRLYLDGNFLNGSPPAGFFGRQTGVTGSLGDNCLQKCPTSSQLCLKSQKPTSICQQAYGGKPKS, from the coding sequence atgtcaaaatcaataacctctgttttcttcttcttctttctctttctttgctTAAGTTCAGTTCAATCTCTTCCTCCATCTTCTGATATCATCGCACTTCAAGCTTTTAAAGCCGCCATTAAACCTTCTAGTATTCCTTCATATTCTTGTTTAGGTTCTTGGAATTTCAGTTCTGACCCTTGCTCTGTTCCTCGTGTGACTCATTTCACTTGTGGACTTTCTTGTAGTTCTGGTAATAGAGTTACTGAACTCACTCTTGACCCAGCTGGTTACTCAGGTACGCTTACTCCGTTAATTTCTAAACTCACTCAACTCGTCACTCTTGATCTTCAGAATAACAACTTCTACGGCCCAATTCCTGCTTCTCTCTCCTCTCTTCCCAATCTCAAAAACCTCGTTTTGAGACTTAACTCATTTTCTGGATCAGTCCCACCATCGCTCACTTCTCTTAAATCTCTTCTTTCCCTTGATCTTTCTCATAACTCGATTTCTGGGTTACCAAATTCGATGAACCAACTCACTAGCTTGAGAAGACTGGATCTTAGTTATAATAAGCTTACCGGGTCACTCCCAAAGTTACCCCCGAATCTTATAGAACTTGCAGCGAAGGCTAATTCTTTATCTGGGTCTCTATTAAAGTTGTCATTTGATGGGTTAAAACAGCTGGAAGTAGTTGAGCTGAGTGAAAATTTGTTATCCGGAACGATTGAAGCTTGGTTTTTTCAGTTACCTTCACTGCAACAAGTCGACATGGCGAATAACGGCTTTACACGTGTCGAGATCTCAAGGACTGGAAATCTGAACAGCGACCTCGTCGCCGTCGACTTGGGTTTCAACAAAATCGAAGGCTATTTGCCCGTAAATTTCGCGTTTTTTCCTCGGTTGTCTTCACTGTCGCTGAGCTATAACAGGTTTCGTGGACCAATCCCGTGGCAGTACAGTAAAAAGGTGACGTTGAAAAGGTTGTATTTGGACGGTAATTTCTTGAATGGGTCGCCGCCGGCTGGATTTTTCGGCCGGCAAACGGGAGTCACCGGCAGTTTAGGGGACaattgtttacaaaaatgtccGACTTCTTCGCAACTTTGCTTGAAATCACAGAAACCTACGTCCATTTGCCAACAAGCTTACGGTGGGAAACCAAAGTCTTAG